CTCGACAAGTCGGTCTGCCTCGCCCTGCGCGAGCCTTCTCTCGGCCCGTGTTTTGGGGTGAAGGGCGGCGGTACCGGCGGTGGTGCCGCCAGCCTCGTACCAGCGGATCGAATCAACTTGCACTTTACGGGCGATTTTCACGCTGTCACCGCCGCCAACAACTTGCTCGCTGCCATGGTGGACAACCACATCTACTTCGGCAACCCGCTCGGCATCGACCCGCGCCGGGTCACGTGGAAGCGCGTGCTCGACATGAACGACCGCAGCTTGCGCTACATCGTTACCGGCCTGGGTGGAACGGCGCACGGCGTGCCGCGGGAGACTGGCTTCGACATCACCGCCGCCTCGGAAGTGATGGCCATGCTCTGCCTGGCGCGCGATGCCGAAGACCTTCGCAATCGCATCGATCGAACCTTGGTCGGATTTTCTTACGGCGGTGAACCCGTATTTGCCCGCCCGTTGCAAGCAACCGGAGCGATGTTGGCGTTACTACGGGATGCGCTGCTCCCGAACTTGGTGCAAACTCGCGAGGGAACACCCGCACTGGTTCACGGCGGACCGTTTGCCAACATCGCCCACGGTTGCAACAGCATCATTGCCACGCAACTGGCGTTGGATACAGCAGACTGGGTCATTACCGAGGCGGGTTTCGCCTTCGACCTCGGCGCGGAAAAATTTTTCGACATCAAGTGCGTCACCGCGGGCTTCGACACGGCAGCGGTGGTGCTGGTCGCCACCGTGCGCGCGCTCAAGCTGCACGGCGGCGTGGCCCCGGCGGACGTGGCACGCCCCAACCCGGCGGCGGTAGCGCGTGGCCTTCCAAACCTCGACAAGCACGTCGAAAACATCCGCCATTTCGGGGAACCGCCCGTGGTGGCCATCAACCGCTTCACCACCGACACAGAAGAAGAAATCGAAGTCGTGCGGCGGCGCTGCCAATATCTGGGTGTTCCGGTGGCCGTGGCACAACCCTTCGAGCGCGGAGGCGAGGGGTGCGTGACACTCGCACAAACCGTCATGGCGCATGCAGAAAAGCGAAGAAAACCGTTTCGGCCCCTGTACGACTGGCAAGAGCCTGTGCCGGCAAAAATTCTCAAGGTCGCGCAAACGATGTACGGGGCGCGCGGCGTGATTTACACGAAGCAAGCAGAACAAGATCTCGCGATGCTCGCCCGCGCCGGCTTGGATCGGCTCCCGGTGTGCTTAGCCAAAACACCGACTTCGCTATCCGACGATCCCAAGCGTGTGGGCCGCCCCACGGAATTCGACATCACGGTGCGCGCGATTCAACCCGCCACTGGCGCAGGATTCCTGGTCGTCTTGCTCGGGGATATCCTGCGGATGCCGGGCTTGCCGAAGGAACCATTGGCCACGCGTATGGACTTGCGCGACGGTGAGATCATTGGTCTCGGCAGTGCGTAATCCACGCGACATCGCCAATCGCAAGAGGCCGTGTAGGGGCGACCGG
This sequence is a window from Candidatus Binatia bacterium. Protein-coding genes within it:
- the fhs gene encoding formate--tetrahydrofolate ligase — protein: MHEPERKTTRSIEEVAADLGLDERDLMRFGRDMAKVESHALQRGRRRPGEARLVLVSGITPTAAGEGKTTVAIGLADAFRLLDKSVCLALREPSLGPCFGVKGGGTGGGAASLVPADRINLHFTGDFHAVTAANNLLAAMVDNHIYFGNPLGIDPRRVTWKRVLDMNDRSLRYIVTGLGGTAHGVPRETGFDITAASEVMAMLCLARDAEDLRNRIDRTLVGFSYGGEPVFARPLQATGAMLALLRDALLPNLVQTREGTPALVHGGPFANIAHGCNSIIATQLALDTADWVITEAGFAFDLGAEKFFDIKCVTAGFDTAAVVLVATVRALKLHGGVAPADVARPNPAAVARGLPNLDKHVENIRHFGEPPVVAINRFTTDTEEEIEVVRRRCQYLGVPVAVAQPFERGGEGCVTLAQTVMAHAEKRRKPFRPLYDWQEPVPAKILKVAQTMYGARGVIYTKQAEQDLAMLARAGLDRLPVCLAKTPTSLSDDPKRVGRPTEFDITVRAIQPATGAGFLVVLLGDILRMPGLPKEPLATRMDLRDGEIIGLGSA